From a single Brettanomyces bruxellensis chromosome 7, complete sequence genomic region:
- a CDS encoding uncharacterized protein (BUSCO:EOG09262N5O), which translates to MAKTSKATKKFNKKHLKKTLEKRNKAKEYKRRIGNKKALREEKAKNRANGRSAKDGEVFDDMDLEKYFEKKVEVPSVKTKKGSKLGKKSKEEEKSKGEESELEIESESDSKAGSDAESESGAEMEMDKQDLEDLKKEDPEFYKYLKDNDKDLLDFNPVNPMDMVSSDEDDEDKEEAEKEDKDKDKEKTQLEVEVTIEMVKSWEKNMMQEKPSIKGIKQAAMAFKAAVNSETDREYRYKVSSGPVFNLLMMVVLKKLPLAIERLSPYKKDARGSRKLGSTSKKLNGRICTIVKLHSTSLLELLDGISKTEMAILVLQSTQELFPYIMSWRKILKILINSVVQVWASSGDFETQVAAFAFLNNVSHEYPKAVLEISLRSMYSGFVKNCRRTNVHTIPSINFQKNSMAELYGEDESLGYRVGFENIRQLAIHLRESVNNPTKESYKAVYNWQVCNALDFWSRMLCLRCNPEAELKSSVKKGRKSGTESPLRQLIYPLVQVTIGTIRLVPSAQFFPLRFYLVRSLIRLSQATGVFIPLFPLISEILTSSVFTKKPRASSLAAVDFDSCIKVNKAYIGTRVYQSGVCDEFIELCAEFFALYCKSIAFPELITPPVIYLRRFRKRKGGNLKFSKQLGTLIDKLNANAKYIESRRATVQYGPSNTQEVSKFLQDVEWEKTPLGAYVKTQREVKEAKMKILRDSLEKEEEEERKREQEKGEGEEEREGDEDASEDDEDGNEDVDMDSDEE; encoded by the coding sequence ATGGCCAAGACTAGTAAAGCAACCAAGAAGTTCAACAAGaagcatttgaagaagacGTTGGAGAAGCGTAATAAGGCCAAGGAGTACAAACGGAGAATTGGCAACAAGAAGGCACTTCGGGAGGAAAAGGCCAAGAACAGAGCAAATGGGAGATCGGCCAAGGATGGAGAGGTGTTTGATGACATGGATTTAGAGAAGTACTTTGAGAAAAAGGTGGAAGTTCCAAGTGTTAAGACGAAAAAAGGGTCTAAATTGGGTAAGAAGTcgaaggaggaagaaaagagcaaagGGGAGGAATCAGAGTTGGAAATAGAGTCAGAGTCGGACTCGAAGGCCGGTTCGGACGCAGAATCGGAATCCGGAGCGGAAATGGAGATGGACAAGCAGGATTTGGaggatttgaagaaggaagacCCAGAGTTCTACaagtatttgaaagatAATGACAAGGATCTTCTTGATTTCAATCCGGTGAATCCTATGGATATGGTGAGCTCGGAcgaggatgatgaggataaGGAGGAGGCTGAGAAGGAGGACAAGGACAAGGACAAGGAAAAAACACAGCTAGAAGTGGAAGTGACGATTGAGATGGTGAAAAGCTGGGAAAAGAACATGATGCAGGAAAAGCCATCAATCAAAGGGATCAAGCAGGCAGCCATGGCATTCAAGGCGGCGGTGAATTCAGAGACAGACAGGGAGTACAGATATAAAGTGAGCAGCGGGCCGGTGTTCaacttgttgatgatgGTTGTTTTAAAGAAGCTTCCTCTTGCGATCGAGAGGCTTTCTCCATACAAAAAGGACGCAAGAGGCAGCAGAAAGCTTGGCTCAACATCGAAGAAGTTGAACGGCCGCATTTGCACAATCGTGAAGTTGCACTCAACGTCTTTGCTTGAGCTTTTGGACGGCATATCGAAGACAGAGATGGCGATTCTCGTTTTACAGTCTACCCAGGAGCTTTTCCCATACATCATGTCGTGGAGGAAGATCCTAAAGATTTTGATCAACAGCGTGGTGCAGGTTTGGGCATCATCGGGCGATTTCGAGACCCAGGTTGCCGCGTTTGCCTTTCTAAACAACGTGTCCCACGAGTATCCAAAGGCAGTGTTGGAGATTTCTCTCAGATCGATGTATTCAGGCTTTGTGAAGAACTGCCGCCGCACAAACGTTCACACAATCCCCTCGATCAACTTCCAGAAGAACTCGATGGCCGAGTTGTATGGCGAGGATGAAAGTTTGGGATATAGGGTTGGATTCGAGAACATTCGGCAGTTGGCAATCCACCTCCGCGAGAGTGTCAACAATCCTACCAAGGAGAGTTACAAGGCTGTTTACAACTGGCAGGTGTGCAACGCTCTCGATTTCTGGTCCAGAATGCTCTGCTTGCGGTGCAATCCGGAGGCTGAACTCAAGAGCAGTGTGAaaaagggaagaaaaagcggTACAGAGTCACCTTTGAGGCAGCTTATTTACCCATTGGTGCAGGTGACCATCGGAACGATTCGTTTGGTGCCATCTGCACAGTTCTTCCCGCTCAGATTTTACCTTGTGAGGTCACTAATCAGGTTATCGCAGGCCACCGGCGTGTTTATCCCGCTATTTCCATTGATAAGCGAGATACTGACGTCTTCTGTGTTCACCAAGAAGCCCAGGGCCTCGTCTTTGGCCGCAGTGGACTTTGACAGCTGCATCAAGGTGAATAAGGCGTACATTGGCACCAGAGTGTACCAATCAGGCGTCTGTGACGAGTTCATAGAGCTTTGCGCGGAGTTTTTTGCGCTCTACTGCAAGAGCATCGCCTTCCCGGAGCTCATAACTCCGCCTGTCATATACTTGAGGCGTTTCCGCAAGAGAAAGGGGGGAAACTTGAAGTTCAGCAAGCAACTTGGAACTTTGATCGACAAGCTTAATGCAAACGCAAAATACATAGAGAGCAGGCGGGCCACCGTGCAGTATGGCCCAAGCAACACACAGGAGGTGTCTAAGTTCCTCCAGGATGTTGAGTGGGAGAAAACGCCTCTTGGAGCGTATGTTAAGACGCAGAGAGAGGTTAAGGAAGCCAAAATGAAGATTCTCCGGGATTCTttggagaaggaggaggaggaagagagGAAACGGGAGCAGGAGAAGGGCGAGGGAGAGGAGGAAAGAGAAGGTGATGAAGATGCaagtgaagatgatgaggatggaAATGAAGATGTCGATATGGACTCTGATGAAGAGTAA
- a CDS encoding uncharacterized protein (SECRETED:SignalP(1-19)), whose protein sequence is MLFTLEAAFTLFQITISGAVIDTFNNQEPLIQPYNALNCPIDIPLSCSNKTEVENSCCFEYPSGIFLQAQFWDARPSVGPKDMFTMHGVWPDRCDGSYDQFCKLFSPIKSARAILEQFGENQLLDEMDRVWKNIRGNDDYLWVHEFNKHGTCMNTLKPSCYDQENYRENQNVVDFYKRSMQLFKTLPTYQWLAQSGIVPSNSKLYTREEIESSLEEHFGHPVFVSCRGNMLQEVWYFYKLHGSIVAGDFVPIDTVRASRCPSKGVRYLPK, encoded by the coding sequence ATGCTTTTCACTCTGGAGGCAGCTTTCACCCTTTTCCAGATTACAATCTCCGGAGCAGTTATTGACACATTCAACAACCAAGAACCCCTCATCCAGCCATACAATGCCCTGAACTGCCCAATAGACATCCCGCTCTCCTGCTCGAACAAAACTGAGGTTGAGAACAGCTGTTGCTTCGAATATCCAAGTGGTATTTTCTTACAGGCACAATTCTGGGACGCAAGGCCGTCAGTGGGCCCAAAGGACATGTTCACAATGCACGGAGTGTGGCCAGACCGCTGTGATGGGTCGTACGACCAGTTCTGCAAGCTTTTCAGCCCAATTAAGAGTGCGAGGGCGATCTTGGAGCAGTTTGGCGAAAATCAGCTTTTAGACGAGATGGACCGTGTTTGGAAGAATATACGGGGAAACGACGACTATCTCTGGGTTCACGAGTTCAACAAGCATGGAACCTGCATGAATACACTCAAGCCAAGCTGCTATGACCAGGAAAACTACCGGGAAAACCAGAATGTGGTGGATTTCTACAAAAGAAGCATGCAGCTCTTCAAGACCTTACCAACGTATCAATGGTTGGCCCAGTCGGGAATTGTGCCCTCCAACTCGAAGCTCTATACCAGGGAGGAGATCGAATCGAGTCTCGAGGAGCATTTTGGACATCCTGTGTTCGTTAGTTGCCGTGGAAATATGCTTCAAGAGGTTTGGTATTTTTACAAGTTGCACGGCTCGATTGTGGCCGGCGATTTTGTTCCTATAGACACGGTAAGGGCCTCCAGATGCCCTTCTAAGGGTGTGAGATATCTTCCTAAATGA
- the RET1 gene encoding DNA-directed RNA polymerase III core subunit ret1, translating into MTSKNEAMDELLKPMYKGKALTDPINTAKDKWNLVPAFLKVKGLVKQHLDSYNYFVDVDLKKIVKANEMVVSDVDPSFYLKYLDIRVGYKSNGDREKPEVVLPPHECRLRDLTYSAPIYVDVEYTRGRKIIIHRDLEIGRMPIMLRSNKCILHGRSEAEMAYLNECPLDPGGYFVVNGTEKVILVQEQLSKNRIIVETDRKKGIVQASVTSSTHERKSKTYVVAKKGRIYLKHNSISEEVPIVVVLKAAGVVSDMEIMQLVCGDDSAYQDLFAENFEAASRLGVFTQRQALEFIGRRVKTVRRMNAPRLSVLQEGLEAVATTICAHLTVARRDFRQKAVYIATMTRRVVMAMQNPKLVDDRDYAGNKRLELAGQLLSLLFEDLFKKFNNDFKANLDKILRRPSRASEFDALLHINIHSNNVTMGLNRAISTGNWSLKRFKMERAGVTHVLSRLSYIAALGMMTRISSQFEKSRKVSGPRSLQPSQFGMLCPADTPEGASCGLVKNLALMTHITTDSEEEPIRRACFMLGAQDIGQADSRALHARGSFGIYLNGTMIAVTRYPGAFVRRFRLLRRSGRLDAFVSIHTDLQQAAVHLASDGGRICRPLIIVDRGVSRVTARHLALLRDGRWGFDDFLRRGLVEYLDVNEENDALIALYERDIGQLTTHLEIEPFTVLGAVAGLIPYPHHNQSPRNTYQCAMGKQAIGAIAYNQFRRIDTLLYLLCYPEQPLVRTRTIELVKYNRLPAGHNATVAVMSYSGYDIEDALLLNRASIDRGFGRCQTLRKNTALLKRYPNHTKDIVGGMRLDGSGRPIYQHSALGGDGLAEVGSMVQSGQVIVNKCVPTGPTGPGGPSGGGNSTNPSGRGPGGGRNGQSRERESATSSFQESPLVYRGPVPSYVDQVMLTVGDNDQALIKVLLRQTRRPELGDKFSSRHGQKGVCGMIIKQEDMPFSDQGICPDMIMNPHGFPSRMTVGKMMELVSGKAGVLRGTFEYGTCFGGSDLSEMSKILVSKGFNYGGKDMLYSGTTGEALQAYIFFGPIYYQKLKHMVLDKMHARARGPRAVLTRQPTEGRARDGGLRLGEMERDCLIAYGASQLLLERLMLSSDAFDVDICQGCGLMGYNGWCPMCKSSQNVVKMTIPYAAKLLFQELISMNIAPRLQLGDVF; encoded by the coding sequence ATGACGAGCAAAAATGAGGCTATGGACGAACTGCTGAAGCCAATGTACAAAGGGAAAGCGTTGACAGACCCAATCAACACGGCAAAAGACAAGTGGAATTTGGTGCCGGCATTCTTGAAAGTGAAGGGACTCGTGAAGCAGCACTTGGACTCGTACAACTACTTCGTGGACGTggacttgaagaaaatcgtCAAGGCAAACGAGATGGTGGTGTCGGACGTGGACCCGAGCTTCTACCTGAAGTACCTGGACATCCGGGTGGGATACAAGAGCAACGGGGACCGGGAGAAGCCGGAGGTGGTGCTGCCGCCGCACGAGTGCCGGCTCCGGGACCTGACGTACAGTGCTCCGATCTACGTGGACGTGGAGTACACGCGGGGGCGGAAGATCATCATCCACCGGGACTTGGAGATCGGCCGGATGCCCATCATGCTCCGGTCGAACAAGTGCATCTTGCACGGGCGCAGCGAGGCGGAGATGGCGTACCTGAACGAGTGCCCGTTGGACCCGGGCGGGTACTTTGTGGTGAACGGCACGGAGAAGGTGATCTTGGTCCAGGAGCAGTTGAGTAAGAACCGGATTATCGTGGAGACGGACCGCAAAAAGGGCATCGTGCAGGCGTCGGTGACGTCGTCGACGCACGAGCGCAAGTCCAAGACGTACGTGGTGGCCAAGAAGGGCCGGATCTACCTGAAGCACAACTCGATCAGCGAGGAGGTGCCGATCGTGGTGGTTTTGAAGGCGGCGGGCGTGGTGAGCGACATGGAGATCATGCAGCTGGTGTGCGGGGACGACTCGGCGTACCAGGACCTGTTCGCGGAGAACTTCGAGGCGGCGTCGCGGCTCGGGGTGTTCACGCAGCGGCAGGCGTTGGAGTTCATCGGGCGGCGGGTGAAGACCGTGCGGCGGATGAATGCCCCGCGGTTGAGTGTGCTCCAGGAGGGGCTCGAGGCCGTGGCCACGACGATCTGTGCCCACCTGACAGTGGCGCGGCGGGACTTCCGGCAGAAGGCCGTGTACATCGCTACGATGACCCGGCGGGTGGTGATGGCGATGCAGAACCCGAAGCTCGTGGATGACAGGGACTACGCGGGCAACAAGAGGCTCGAGTTGGCCGGCCAGTTGCTCTCGTTGCTGTTCGAGGACCTCTTCAAGAAGTTCAACAACGACTTCAAGGCCAACTTGGACAAGATTTTGCGGCGGCCGAGCCGGGCGTCCGAGTTCGACGCCTTGCTGCACATCAACATCCACTCCAACAACGTCACCATGGGGCTCAACCGGGCCATCTCGACGGGCAACTGGTCCTTGAAGCGGTTCAAGATGGAGCGGGCCGGCGTGACCCACGTGTTGAGCCGGCTCTCGTACATTGCAGCGTTGGGCATGATGACCCGGATCAGCTCGCAGTTCGAGAAGTCGCGGAAAGTCAGCGGGCCGAGGTCCTTGCAGCCCTCGCAGTTCGGCATGTTGTGCCCCGCGGACACGCCCGAAGGTGCATCGTGCGGCTTGGTGAAGAACTTGGCCCTCATGACGCACATCACCACGGACAGCGAGGAGGAGCCGATCCGCCGGGCCTGCTTCATGCTCGGGGCCCAGGACATCGGCCAGGCGGACTCCCGAGCCCTCCACGCCCGCGGCAGCTTCGGCATCTACCTCAACGGCACCATGATCGCCGTCACCCGGTACCCGGGGGCCTTCGTGCGCCGTTTCCGGCTGCTGCGTCGCTCCGGGCGGCTCGACGCCTTCGTGTCCATCCACACCGACTTGCAGCAGGCTGCCGTGCACCTGGCCTCCGACGGCGGTCGAATCTGCCGGCCCCTGATCATCGTCGACCGCGGTGTGTCCCGGGTGACCGCCCGGCACCTCGCCTTGCTCCGAGACGGCCGCTGGGGCTTCGACGATTTCCTCCGCCGCGGCCTCGTCGAGTACCTCGACGTCAACGAGGAGAACGACGCCCTCATCGCGTTGTACGAGCGGGACATCGGCCAGCTCACCACGCACCTCGAGATCGAGCCGTTCACCGTCTTGGGGGCAGTCGCAGGCCTCATCCCGTACCCTCACCACAACCAATCGCCCCGGAACACGTACCAGTGTGCCATGGGCAAGCAGGCCATCGGGGCCATCGCGTACAACCAGTTCCGGCGTATCGACACGCTCCTCTACTTGCTCTGCTACCCGGAGCAGCCGCTGGTTCGAACCCGGACCATAGAGCTTGTCAAGTACAATCGGCTGCCGGCAGGCCACAATGCCACCGTGGCCGTGATGTCGTACTCGGGTTACGATATTGAGGACGCGTTGCTGTTGAACCGGGCGTCGATCGACCGCGGGTTCGGACGCTGCCAGACGTTGCGGAAGAACACCGCCTTGTTGAAGCGGTACCCGAACCACACCAAGGACATTGTGGGGGGAATGCGGTTGGACGGTTCCGGCCGGCCGATCTACCAGCATTCGGCATTGGGGGGAGACGGGTTGGCGGAGGTGGGGTCGATGGTGCAGAGTGGGCAGGTGATAGTGAACAAATGCGTTCCGACCGGGCCGACGGGGCCAGGAGGACCAAGTGGAGGTGGAAATTCCACCAATCCGAGCGGGCGAGGCCCAGGAGGAGGTAGAAATGGACAGAgtagagaaagagaaagtgCCACCTCCTCCTTCCAGGAATCTCCCCTCGTCTACCGCGGCCCCGTCCCCTCATACGTGGACCAGGTCATGCTCACCGTCGGAGACAACGACCAGGCACTAATCAAAGTGCTCCTCCGGCAAACCAGGCGCCCCGAGTTGGGCGACAAGTTCTCGTCCAGGCACGGCCAGAAAGGTGTGTGTGGAATGATCATCAAGCAGGAAGACATGCCGTTCAGCGACCAGGGCATCTGCCCAGACATGATCATGAACCCGCACGGGTTCCCCTCGCGGATGACCGTCGGAAAGATGATGGAACTCGTGTCGGGCAAGGCCGGCGTGCTCCGGGGCACCTTCGAGTACGGAACGTGCTTTGGCGGCTCGGACCTCTCGGAAATGTCCAAGATCTTGGTTTCCAAGGGCTTCAACTACGGCGGGAAGGACATGCTCTACTCGGGAACCACCGGTGAGGCCCTCCAGGCCTACATCTTCTTCGGGCCCATCTACTACCAGAAGTTGAAGCACATGGTGCTCGACAAGATGCACGCCAGGGCCAGAGGTCCCCGGGCTGTGCTCACCAGGCAGCCCACCGAGGGTAGGGCGCGGGACGGTGGTCTTCGGCTCGGCGAGATGGAGCGGGACTGCTTGATTGCCTACGGAGCGTCTCAGCTCTTGCTTGAGCGGTTGATGTTGAGCTCCGATGCCTTTGATGTCGATATTTGCCAGGGCTGCGGCCTTATGGGCTACAATGGCTGGTGTCCTATGTGCAAGAGCAGCCAGAATGTGGTCAAGATGACCATTCCGTATGCTGCGAAGCTTTTGTTCCAGGAGCTGATTTCGATGAACATAGCACCGCGGTTACAGTTGGGTGATGTGTtttaa